In the Ciconia boyciana chromosome 23, ASM3463844v1, whole genome shotgun sequence genome, one interval contains:
- the OARD1 gene encoding ADP-ribose glycohydrolase OARD1 isoform X2 produces MRGGDATEVFTIAHATMATHFSKDQEERIKCVKGDLFSCPQTDSLAHCISEDCRMGAGIAVLFKKKFGGVQELLDQQKKTGEVAVLQREDRYIYYLITKKKVSHKPTYENMRKSLEAMKAHCLNNGVTDISMPRIGCGLDGLDWNKVSAILGEVFEDTDIKITVYTL; encoded by the exons ATGCGCGGGGGCGACG CCACAGAAGTCTTCACCATAGCCCACGCTACCATGGCCACCCACTTCTCCAAGGATCAGGAGGAGAGA ATCAAGTGTGTTAAGGGGGACCTTTTCTCATGCCCCCAGACGGACTCACTGGCTCATTGCATCAGCGAGGACTGTCGCATGGGTGCAGGCATAGCtgttctttttaagaaaaagtttggCGGCGTACAAGAGCTGTTGGATCAAC AAAAGAAGACTGGGGAGGTGGCGGTTCTCCAAAGAGAGGACCGATACATTTACTACCTG ATTACAAAGAAGAAAGTTTCTCACAAACCAACGTATGAGAATATGCGAAAGAGTTTAGAAGCCATGAAGGCTCACTGTCTAAACAATGGAGTTACTGACATTTCCATGCCTAG GATTGGATGTGGACTTGACGGCCTGGATTGGAATAAAGTTTCAGCAATACTTGGGGAGGTGTTTGAAGACACAGATATAAAGATCACAGTTTACACTCTGTGA
- the OARD1 gene encoding ADP-ribose glycohydrolase OARD1 isoform X1 translates to MWGALGRFFVAQAPARRIVLHSVSAATEVFTIAHATMATHFSKDQEERIKCVKGDLFSCPQTDSLAHCISEDCRMGAGIAVLFKKKFGGVQELLDQQKKTGEVAVLQREDRYIYYLITKKKVSHKPTYENMRKSLEAMKAHCLNNGVTDISMPRIGCGLDGLDWNKVSAILGEVFEDTDIKITVYTL, encoded by the exons atGTGGGGAGCGTTGGGCAGGTTCTTCGTGGCGCaagccccggcccggcggatCGTTCTTCACAGCGTGTCCGCGG CCACAGAAGTCTTCACCATAGCCCACGCTACCATGGCCACCCACTTCTCCAAGGATCAGGAGGAGAGA ATCAAGTGTGTTAAGGGGGACCTTTTCTCATGCCCCCAGACGGACTCACTGGCTCATTGCATCAGCGAGGACTGTCGCATGGGTGCAGGCATAGCtgttctttttaagaaaaagtttggCGGCGTACAAGAGCTGTTGGATCAAC AAAAGAAGACTGGGGAGGTGGCGGTTCTCCAAAGAGAGGACCGATACATTTACTACCTG ATTACAAAGAAGAAAGTTTCTCACAAACCAACGTATGAGAATATGCGAAAGAGTTTAGAAGCCATGAAGGCTCACTGTCTAAACAATGGAGTTACTGACATTTCCATGCCTAG GATTGGATGTGGACTTGACGGCCTGGATTGGAATAAAGTTTCAGCAATACTTGGGGAGGTGTTTGAAGACACAGATATAAAGATCACAGTTTACACTCTGTGA
- the OARD1 gene encoding ADP-ribose glycohydrolase OARD1 isoform X3 produces MATHFSKDQEERIKCVKGDLFSCPQTDSLAHCISEDCRMGAGIAVLFKKKFGGVQELLDQQKKTGEVAVLQREDRYIYYLITKKKVSHKPTYENMRKSLEAMKAHCLNNGVTDISMPRIGCGLDGLDWNKVSAILGEVFEDTDIKITVYTL; encoded by the exons ATGGCCACCCACTTCTCCAAGGATCAGGAGGAGAGA ATCAAGTGTGTTAAGGGGGACCTTTTCTCATGCCCCCAGACGGACTCACTGGCTCATTGCATCAGCGAGGACTGTCGCATGGGTGCAGGCATAGCtgttctttttaagaaaaagtttggCGGCGTACAAGAGCTGTTGGATCAAC AAAAGAAGACTGGGGAGGTGGCGGTTCTCCAAAGAGAGGACCGATACATTTACTACCTG ATTACAAAGAAGAAAGTTTCTCACAAACCAACGTATGAGAATATGCGAAAGAGTTTAGAAGCCATGAAGGCTCACTGTCTAAACAATGGAGTTACTGACATTTCCATGCCTAG GATTGGATGTGGACTTGACGGCCTGGATTGGAATAAAGTTTCAGCAATACTTGGGGAGGTGTTTGAAGACACAGATATAAAGATCACAGTTTACACTCTGTGA